A single region of the Anguilla anguilla isolate fAngAng1 chromosome 17, fAngAng1.pri, whole genome shotgun sequence genome encodes:
- the engl gene encoding transforming growth factor beta receptor type 3, giving the protein MVWRTKLTVLCLLLLGTGTAECSTGVHCPVCPVGALHPVQGFLERFGAGPGCAARETEERETHVVSVGRASPGSQRQVKVILRPLSFTQPPNRSLALVLSSQNRVQWCLEGENLPPSLSILALVALPSTVQSRGVVCQVKHVGTLPWSPQALLRWSLDQHGAISSLTHAPIANRAYIRLGVDPTMPSVCQLQPLFLSPNYLTSDLQPRGVRGCSPAGAGRDPEVHVIKLQATGSGTRGALQVEVSVSLLPPVASAGWCSVVLILSSTVPVNWALAAKGLRGQISVYSSNSVSPLFPPEPNLTLTVVPSLDLLATHDPLGWANESGFPKVTSYTEADLANRFVIRLAGGGTGSLLSPRSLAVRSQRLPVEMQERSVREWLSRGGDWAGRSQEAMAVQCQDGQLSVAMDSSVLQSLTPPVKAITLRERACEAHSNGTHFLLVFPVISCGTEGVMEAEPRGVLYKNMVLLWRSETSVGVRDETERGSRQTPLVIHFSCFVAIPSPPAVPEVTPFPSALGGPQGSGEGGDGGASGSTVFALQLFGTEEFQDKTTGPCVIMANTRVYVQVSVNGVERGGVEVQSCMVSPLSDPDASPGWAVIQDGCHVDPSLRQIRKGGAMERGGAPPRALRFSFVLKPLYINPVQFLHCRLHYCREGPPGAPPQDRCHGRARLPPLIAQPRSQQCEYRYLLRPMLVTLPLGRAQHAPSSGSEVHTGSVVGVSFAAFLIGIVLMGALWCIYTRTGVTLPLRRGSLQEAVNQTTASWTPPDPLEQSNSFM; this is encoded by the exons ATGGTGTGGAGGACCAAGTTGACtgtcctctgcctcctcctgtTGGGTACTGGAACTGCAG agtgcAGTACTGGAGTGCACTGCCCAGTGTGTCCAGTGGGGGCGCTGCACCCTGTGCAGGGTTTTCTGGAGCGCTTtggggcggggccgggctgTGCTGCCAGggagacggaggagagggagacccACGTGGTCTCTGTGGGGAGGGCCAGTCCTGGATCACAGAGACAG gtgaagGTGATCCTCAGGCCCCTGTCCTTCACTCAGCCCCCAAACCGATCTCTGGCCCTGGTGCTCAGCTCCCAGAATCGTGTGCAGTGGTGcctggagggagagaacttACCTCCCAGCCTCTCCATTCTGGCACTG GTGGCGCTGCCCTCCACAGTGCAGTCGCGGGGCGTGGTGTGCCAGGTGAAGCACGTGGGCACCCTGCCCTGGAGCCCGCAGGCGCTGCTGCGCTGGAGCCTGGACCAGCATGGCGCCATCTCCTCCCTGACCCACGCACCCATCGCCAACCGCGCTTACATCCGCCTGGGAGTGG ATCCCACAATGCCCAGCGTTTGCCAGCTGCAGCCCCTCTTCCTGTCCCCCAACtatctgacctctgacctgcagcCCCGGGGGGTGCGCGGCTGTTCCCCAGCCGGGGCGGGACGAGACCCGGAGGTGCATGTGATCAAACTGCAGGCGACGGGATCGGGGACCCGTGG CGCACTACAGGTGGaggtgtctgtctctctgctgcccccggTGGCCAGTGCTGGATGGTGCAGCGTTGTGTTGATCCTCAGCAGTACGGTTCCGGTCAACTGGGCCCTGGCAGCCAAGGGGCTGCGGGGTCAAATCTCTGTCTAC TCATCCAATAGCGTGTCCCCGCTCTTTCCTCCTGAACCCAACCTCACTCTGACCGTCGTACCCAGCCTTGACCTCCTCGCGACCCATGACCCCCTGGGCTGGGCCAATGAGAGTGGCTTTCCAAAGGTGACCTCATACACGGAGGCTGACCTAGCCAATCGCTTTGTGATCAGGCTGGCTGGGGGAGGGACAG gcAGTCTCCTCTCCCCTCGGTCCCTGGCGGTTCGGTCACAGCGCCTCCCGGTGGAGATGCAGGAGAGGAGCGTGAGGGAGTGGCTGAGCCGGGGGGGTGACTGGGCAGGGCGGAGCCAGGAGGCCATGGCTGTGCAGTGCCAGGATGGACAGCTCAGCGTTGCCATGGATTCGAGCGTCctgcag tccctgaCCCCCCCAGTCAAGGCCATTACGCTGCGCGAGCGTGCTTGTGAGGCACACTCCAACGGCACGCACTTCCTGCTGGTCTTCCCTGTCATTTCCTGTGGGACGGAGGGTGTGATGGAGGCCGAGCCCAGAGGGgtgctttacaaaaatatg GTGTTGCTATGGAGAAGCGAGACCTCCGTCGGCGTGCGGGACGAGACGGAGAGAGGCAGCCGGCAGACCCCGCTAGTCATCCAC TTCAGCTGTTTTGTGGccatccccagcccccccgctgTCCCGGAGGTCACCCCTTTCCCGTCGGCGCTCGGGGGCCCGCAGGGGTCGGGGGaaggaggggacgggggggcgtcCGGGTCCACAGTTTTTGCCCTGCAGCTTTTTGGGACGGAGGAGTTTCAGGATAAAACGACTGGCCCCTGCGTCATCATGGCCAACACTCGAGTCTATGTGCAG gtgtcagtgaatggtgtggagagggggggtgtggaggtCCAGTCCTGCATGGTGTCGCCCCTCTCAGACCCCGATGCCTCCCCGGGCTGGGCGGTCATCCAGGACGGCTGTCACGTGGACCCCTCCCTCAGGCAGATTCGGAAGGGCGGGGCgatggagagggggggagcCCCGCCCCGTGCGCTGAGGTTCAGCTTTGTGCTCAAGCCGCTCTACATCAATCCGGTGCAGTTCCTGCACTGCAGGCTCCACTATTGCAGGGaggggcccccaggggccccccCGCAGGACCGTTGCCATGGCAGggcccgcctcccccccctcatCGCTCAGCCTCGCAGCCAGCAG TGCGAGTACCGGTATCTGCTGCGGCCGATGCTCGTCACTCTGCCTCTGGGACGGGCACAGCATGCGCCATCTTCTG gctcTGAGGTGCACACAGGCTCAGTGGTGGGAGTGTCGTTTGCTGCTTTCCTTATCGGCATCGTCCTGATGGGGGCGCTGTGGTGCATCTACACACGTACAG gagtGACCCTGCCGCTTAGAAGAGGCAGCCTGCAGGAGGCTGTGAACCAAACCACTGCCTCCTGGACACCCCCGGACCCGCTGGAGCAGTCCAACAGCTTCATGTGA